The Syntrophorhabdaceae bacterium genome includes a window with the following:
- a CDS encoding terminase small subunit, which produces MDEVHAPTMRQRIEDQGITDIKIIKEFAAIAFSNIKDYVSISEGGEVQAICLDKISKRKSAAVKKVKEHTTIKESSDGTSIFKDSRIEYELYDKMDALKYLCKLRGDEPAQKQEITYPDQIHYTPEERAMLKELAIEQAKKELAELRK; this is translated from the coding sequence GTGGATGAAGTCCATGCCCCTACGATGCGACAACGCATAGAAGATCAAGGGATCACGGACATAAAGATTATCAAAGAGTTTGCCGCAATCGCCTTTTCGAACATCAAAGATTACGTTTCTATCTCTGAGGGTGGCGAGGTGCAAGCTATCTGTCTGGATAAGATCAGCAAGCGCAAATCGGCGGCGGTCAAAAAGGTAAAAGAGCATACGACCATCAAGGAGAGTTCGGACGGTACATCGATCTTTAAGGATTCCCGTATTGAGTATGAGCTTTACGACAAGATGGACGCCTTGAAGTATCTCTGCAAGTTGAGAGGGGATGAACCGGCACAAAAGCAAGAGATTACCTATCCTGATCAGATCCATTATACGCCCGAAGAGAGAGCAATGCTGAAGGAATTGGCTATTGAGCAGGCCAAAAAAGAGCTTGCGGAGCTCAGGAAATGA